A genome region from Mycobacterium florentinum includes the following:
- a CDS encoding class I SAM-dependent methyltransferase, which produces MAEQPTKDFVPAAPQLWTYDALSFLLTNARRWRPALLAQLSPAPRDVIADVGCGTGTQLRLVARACPSARLIGIDPDAAIRERARAKLAGQSVELLAGYARDAARLLGGRGVTKVLSSLVFHQVPLEEKRAGLTAIREALPPGGSLHVADYGLQRTAKMRKRFRLVQKGDGFENTEPNARGVLLELMAEVGFDHVEETHVFETVSGSMSVYRAQVR; this is translated from the coding sequence ATGGCCGAGCAACCCACCAAGGACTTCGTGCCGGCGGCTCCGCAGTTGTGGACCTATGACGCGCTGAGCTTTCTGCTGACGAATGCTCGGCGCTGGCGACCGGCACTGCTCGCGCAGCTGTCCCCCGCCCCCCGCGACGTGATCGCCGACGTCGGTTGCGGTACCGGCACTCAGCTGCGGCTGGTCGCCCGCGCCTGCCCGTCGGCGAGGCTGATCGGGATCGACCCGGATGCCGCGATCCGTGAGCGGGCCCGCGCCAAGCTGGCCGGCCAATCGGTCGAGTTGCTGGCCGGCTATGCGCGCGACGCCGCGCGCCTGCTGGGCGGGCGCGGCGTCACGAAGGTGTTGTCCTCACTGGTTTTTCATCAGGTGCCGCTCGAGGAGAAGCGCGCCGGCCTGACCGCGATCCGCGAGGCGCTGCCACCCGGCGGCAGCCTGCACGTCGCCGACTACGGCCTGCAGCGCACCGCGAAGATGCGCAAGCGGTTTCGGCTTGTGCAAAAGGGCGACGGGTTCGAGAACACCGAACCCAACGCCCGGGGCGTACTGCTGGAGCTGATGGCCGAGGTGGGTTTCGACCACGTCGAAGAAACGCACGTTTTCGAGACGGTCAGCGGATCGATGTCGGTCTACCGCGCCCAGGTTCGCTAG
- a CDS encoding nitroreductase family deazaflavin-dependent oxidoreductase, with amino-acid sequence MPLTGEYEPSTSDWAREQAEKYMESGGTDGTDLQGMPVILLTTVGAKSGKLRKTPLMRVEHDGQYAIVASLGGAPKHPVWYYNVAKNPRVELQDGSVTGDYDAREVFGDEKAVWWERAVAAFPNYAEYQAKTERQIPVFVLTPVN; translated from the coding sequence AGAGTACGAACCGTCGACCTCGGATTGGGCCCGTGAACAGGCCGAGAAGTACATGGAATCCGGCGGAACCGACGGCACGGACCTGCAGGGGATGCCCGTGATCCTGCTGACCACCGTCGGAGCGAAGTCCGGCAAGCTGCGCAAGACGCCGCTGATGCGGGTCGAACACGACGGGCAGTATGCGATCGTGGCCTCGCTCGGTGGTGCCCCCAAGCACCCCGTGTGGTACTACAACGTTGCGAAGAACCCCCGAGTCGAGCTGCAGGATGGCTCGGTGACCGGCGACTACGACGCCCGCGAGGTGTTCGGCGACGAAAAGGCCGTGTGGTGGGAGCGCGCCGTCGCGGCGTTTCCGAACTACGCCGAGTACCAGGCGAAGACTGAACGCCAGATTCCGGTGTTCGTGCTGACCCCGGTGAACTGA
- a CDS encoding pyridoxamine 5'-phosphate oxidase family protein — protein sequence MYYYNIEGNPTDYRPTSHTTPTRYRDRARYDRDTVHRILDEALICHLGYLGDGRPVVLPTTHARLGETLYVHGSTGSGPMLAAKPAGLPVCVTTTLVDGLVLARSAMHHSLNYRSVVVMGTARLVDDPAEKRRAFDALLDHVRPGRAADCRPPNARELAATAVFALDLVEVSAKVRDGGVADDPEDTALPHWAGVVPLRLAAEPPVPAPDLDPATPLPSYLT from the coding sequence ATGTACTATTACAATATCGAAGGCAATCCGACGGACTACCGCCCCACGTCTCACACGACGCCCACCCGGTACCGGGATCGCGCTCGCTACGACCGCGACACGGTCCACCGCATCCTCGATGAGGCCCTGATCTGTCACCTGGGCTATCTGGGCGACGGCCGGCCGGTGGTCTTGCCGACCACACACGCCCGCCTCGGCGAGACGCTGTACGTCCACGGCTCGACCGGCAGCGGTCCGATGCTGGCCGCCAAGCCGGCCGGCCTGCCGGTCTGCGTCACCACCACCCTGGTCGACGGGCTGGTGCTGGCCCGATCGGCGATGCACCACTCGCTGAACTACCGCTCGGTCGTCGTGATGGGCACCGCGCGCCTCGTCGACGACCCGGCTGAAAAGCGGCGGGCATTTGACGCGCTGCTCGACCACGTCCGGCCGGGGCGCGCCGCCGACTGCCGGCCCCCGAACGCCCGCGAACTCGCCGCAACGGCGGTGTTCGCCCTCGACCTCGTCGAAGTCTCCGCCAAGGTGCGCGACGGCGGTGTGGCCGACGATCCCGAGGACACCGCACTGCCGCACTGGGCCGGGGTGGTGCCGCTGCGCCTGGCGGCCGAACCGCCGGTGCCGGCGCCCGATCTCGACCCCGCTACCCCGCTGCCGTCTTACCTGACCTGA
- the treZ gene encoding malto-oligosyltrehalose trehalohydrolase, whose protein sequence is MAEFRVWAPKPALVRLDVDGAVHAMTRAQDGWWHADVDAPADARYGYLLDDDPKVLPDPRSPRQPDGVHARSQLWDPSDTWTDGDWAGRSVGGAVIYELHVGTFTAAGTFDAAIEKLDYLVDLGIDFVELMPVNSFAGTHGWGYDGVLWYSVHEPYGGPDGLVRFVDACHAKGLGVLIDAVFNHFGPSGNYLPRFGPYLSSGSNPWGEGVNIADADSDEVRRYIIGCALRWMRDFHADGLRLDAVHALVDTTAVHILEEMATETDWLSRQVGRPLSLVAESDRNDPRLITPRDHYGYGITAQWDDDIHHAIHTAVCGERQGYYADFGSLATLADTLRRGFFHAGTYSSFRRRRHGRPLDTKAIPAGRLLAYTCTHDQVGNRALGDRPSQHLSGGQLAIKAALVLGSPYTAMLFMGEEWGASTPFQFFSSHPEPELARATAEGRKAEFAEHGWDANDIPDPQDPQTFQRSKLNWDEVGDGDHARLLGFYRDLIALRRKDPDLADPWLEHLTVDYDEEMRWIALSRGQLRIACNLGAEPVTVPVGGEVVLAWGEPTGSGGGTVLEGHSVAILRHG, encoded by the coding sequence ATGGCTGAGTTCCGGGTCTGGGCTCCCAAACCCGCGCTAGTTCGCCTCGACGTCGACGGCGCGGTGCACGCGATGACGCGCGCCCAAGACGGCTGGTGGCATGCGGATGTCGACGCTCCCGCAGACGCCCGCTACGGGTACCTGCTCGACGACGACCCCAAGGTGCTGCCCGACCCGCGATCGCCGCGGCAACCCGACGGGGTGCACGCCCGCTCCCAATTGTGGGACCCCAGCGACACCTGGACGGACGGTGACTGGGCCGGCCGGTCGGTCGGGGGCGCGGTGATCTACGAGCTGCACGTCGGCACCTTCACCGCCGCGGGGACGTTCGACGCGGCGATCGAAAAGTTGGACTACCTTGTCGATCTCGGAATCGACTTCGTCGAGCTGATGCCGGTCAACTCCTTCGCCGGAACCCACGGCTGGGGATACGACGGCGTGCTGTGGTACAGCGTGCACGAACCCTACGGCGGGCCGGACGGCCTGGTCCGCTTCGTCGATGCCTGCCACGCAAAGGGTTTGGGCGTCTTGATCGACGCGGTGTTCAACCACTTCGGCCCGTCGGGAAATTACCTGCCGCGGTTCGGCCCTTACCTGTCGTCGGGGAGCAATCCGTGGGGCGAGGGCGTCAACATCGCCGACGCCGACTCCGACGAGGTGCGCCGCTACATCATCGGGTGCGCGCTGCGCTGGATGCGCGACTTTCACGCCGACGGGCTGCGGCTGGACGCGGTCCACGCGCTGGTAGACACCACAGCCGTCCACATTCTCGAAGAGATGGCGACCGAAACCGATTGGCTGTCACGACAAGTGGGCCGGCCGCTATCTCTGGTCGCCGAGAGCGACCGCAACGACCCGCGGCTGATCACCCCGCGCGACCACTACGGCTACGGCATCACCGCGCAGTGGGACGACGACATCCATCACGCCATCCACACCGCGGTGTGTGGCGAGCGCCAGGGCTATTACGCGGACTTCGGTTCGCTGGCCACGCTGGCGGACACCTTGCGCCGCGGCTTCTTTCACGCCGGCACCTATTCGTCGTTCCGCCGGCGCCGGCACGGCCGGCCACTGGACACCAAGGCCATCCCGGCCGGCCGGTTGTTGGCCTACACCTGCACGCACGACCAGGTCGGCAACCGTGCGCTCGGGGACCGGCCGTCGCAGCACCTGAGCGGTGGGCAGCTGGCGATCAAGGCCGCCCTGGTCCTCGGGTCGCCTTACACCGCAATGCTTTTCATGGGTGAGGAATGGGGAGCATCGACGCCGTTTCAGTTCTTCAGCTCCCACCCCGAACCGGAACTGGCCCGGGCCACCGCCGAGGGACGCAAGGCCGAGTTCGCCGAACACGGCTGGGACGCGAACGACATTCCCGATCCGCAGGACCCGCAGACGTTCCAGCGTTCCAAGCTGAACTGGGACGAGGTCGGCGACGGGGACCATGCGCGGCTGCTGGGTTTCTATCGGGACCTGATCGCCTTGCGGCGCAAGGACCCCGACCTGGCCGACCCGTGGCTCGAGCACCTGACCGTGGACTACGACGAGGAAATGCGCTGGATTGCCCTGTCGCGCGGACAATTACGTATTGCCTGCAATCTCGGTGCCGAACCGGTGACGGTACCGGTCGGCGGCGAGGTCGTGCTCGCGTGGGGCGAGCCGACCGGCAGCGGTGGCGGCACTGTGCTGGAAGGGCATTCGGTCGCGATCCTGCGCCACGGATAA
- a CDS encoding serine hydrolase domain-containing protein yields the protein MAQKVQIPPDLIGGDVDEGYGKVADAFRRNLNSGQEVGAAIAVYRDGHKVVDLWGGYRNGNTRAPWQHDTLVNVFSTTKGIASVAVALAASRGYLSYDAVVADYWPEFAQAGKDAVTVRQLLAHQAGLPVIKPPLTLQELADPPKMSAKLAAQAPAWAPGTRHGYHGITLGWYEGELIRRTDPAGRSLGRFFAEEIAGPLGLDLYIGLPDSVDRDRVAYLDAWSLPQLLFHLNTMPRRLALALFNPFDLAAPSLTVAKGINDLGDFNRDELRVVEMPAVNGTATARSIAKLYGSAATGSPELGLSAGTLDALKSPAQPPTKGLRDKVLHVDTNFTLGFNKPSPLSIFGSSANAFGTPGAGGSFGFADPDTGIGYGYVMNKLGFHLLSDPRELALRTALFHEALGTRPQT from the coding sequence ATGGCGCAAAAGGTGCAGATTCCACCCGATCTGATCGGCGGCGACGTCGACGAGGGCTACGGCAAGGTCGCAGACGCCTTTCGTCGCAACCTGAACAGCGGCCAGGAGGTCGGCGCCGCGATCGCGGTCTACCGGGACGGGCACAAGGTCGTCGATCTGTGGGGTGGCTACCGCAACGGGAACACCCGGGCGCCGTGGCAACACGACACCCTGGTCAATGTCTTCTCGACCACCAAAGGCATTGCGTCGGTTGCCGTTGCGCTGGCCGCCTCCCGCGGTTACCTGTCGTATGACGCCGTGGTCGCCGACTACTGGCCCGAGTTCGCACAGGCCGGCAAGGACGCGGTCACGGTGCGGCAGCTGCTGGCGCACCAGGCCGGGCTGCCCGTCATCAAGCCGCCGCTGACGCTGCAGGAGCTGGCCGATCCGCCGAAGATGTCGGCCAAGCTCGCGGCGCAGGCGCCCGCGTGGGCACCGGGGACGCGGCACGGCTATCACGGCATCACCCTCGGCTGGTATGAAGGCGAACTGATCCGCCGGACCGACCCCGCCGGGCGGTCACTGGGCCGGTTCTTCGCCGAGGAGATCGCCGGTCCGCTGGGGCTGGACCTCTACATCGGGCTGCCCGACTCGGTGGACCGCGATCGGGTGGCGTACTTGGACGCCTGGTCCTTGCCCCAGCTGCTCTTTCACCTGAACACCATGCCGCGCCGCCTGGCGTTGGCACTGTTCAACCCGTTCGACCTGGCGGCGCCCTCCCTCACCGTCGCCAAAGGCATCAACGACCTGGGCGACTTCAACCGCGACGAGCTGCGCGTGGTCGAGATGCCCGCGGTCAACGGCACGGCCACCGCGCGCTCGATCGCCAAGCTGTACGGCAGCGCCGCTACCGGAAGTCCCGAGCTCGGCCTGAGCGCCGGCACCCTCGATGCCCTGAAAAGCCCCGCCCAGCCACCGACAAAAGGGTTGCGCGACAAGGTGCTACACGTCGACACCAATTTCACGCTGGGCTTCAACAAGCCCAGTCCCCTCTCCATCTTCGGTTCGTCGGCCAATGCCTTCGGAACGCCCGGAGCGGGCGGTTCGTTCGGATTCGCCGATCCGGACACCGGCATCGGCTACGGCTACGTGATGAACAAGTTGGGCTTCCACTTGCTGAGCGACCCCCGCGAACTGGCCCTGCGCACCGCGTTATTCCACGAGGCGCTGGGAACCAGGCCACAAACCTGA
- the ilvA gene encoding threonine ammonia-lyase translates to MSAEPSQSPSMSPPLSAADIDSAAQRIAAVVTPTPLQYSDRLSAITGAQVYLKREDLQIVRSYKLRGAYNLLVQLSDEEIGAGVVCSSAGNHAQGFAYACRSLGVHGRVYVPAKTPKQKRDRIRYHGESFIELIVGGSTYDLAAEAALEDVKRTGATLVPPYDDLRTMAGQGTIAVELLDQLGQLGIGEPDLVVVPVGGGGCIAGITTYLSERTANTSVLGVEPAGAAAMMAALAAGEPVTLDHVDQFVDGAAVKRAGTLTHAALAAAGDMVSITTVDEGAVCTAMLDLYQNEGIIAEPAGALSVTGLLEADVEPGSTVVCLISGGNNDVSRYGEVLERSLVHLGLKHYFLVDFPQEPGALRRFLDDVLGPNDDITLFEYVKRNNRETGEALVGIQLGSSAELDDLLDRMRETEIHFEKLQPGSPAYRYLLL, encoded by the coding sequence GTGTCCGCTGAACCGAGCCAGAGCCCGAGCATGTCACCGCCGCTGTCCGCGGCCGACATTGACAGCGCTGCGCAGCGGATTGCCGCGGTAGTCACACCCACCCCGCTGCAGTACAGCGATCGGCTGTCGGCGATCACGGGTGCGCAGGTTTACCTCAAACGCGAGGACTTGCAGATTGTGCGTTCCTACAAGCTGCGCGGCGCCTACAACCTGCTGGTACAGCTGTCCGACGAGGAGATCGGCGCCGGCGTGGTGTGCTCCTCGGCCGGCAATCATGCGCAGGGGTTCGCCTACGCCTGCCGGAGCCTGGGCGTGCACGGCCGCGTCTACGTGCCGGCCAAAACGCCCAAGCAGAAGCGCGACCGGATCCGCTACCACGGGGAGAGCTTCATCGAGCTGATCGTGGGCGGATCGACCTACGATCTCGCCGCCGAGGCGGCGCTCGAGGACGTCAAGCGCACCGGCGCGACGCTGGTGCCCCCGTACGACGACCTGCGCACGATGGCCGGTCAGGGCACGATCGCCGTCGAGCTGCTGGACCAGCTGGGCCAGCTTGGTATTGGGGAGCCGGACCTGGTGGTGGTGCCGGTGGGCGGCGGTGGCTGCATCGCGGGCATCACGACCTATCTGTCCGAGCGGACGGCGAACACGTCGGTGCTGGGGGTCGAACCGGCCGGGGCCGCGGCGATGATGGCCGCGCTGGCCGCCGGGGAGCCGGTGACGCTGGACCACGTCGACCAGTTCGTCGACGGCGCCGCGGTGAAGCGGGCGGGAACCCTGACGCATGCCGCACTGGCCGCCGCGGGCGACATGGTGTCGATCACGACCGTCGACGAGGGCGCGGTCTGCACCGCGATGCTGGACCTCTATCAGAACGAGGGCATCATCGCCGAGCCCGCGGGCGCGCTGTCCGTCACCGGCCTGCTGGAAGCCGACGTCGAGCCGGGGTCCACGGTCGTCTGCCTCATCTCGGGCGGCAACAACGACGTGTCACGCTACGGCGAAGTGCTCGAGCGCTCCCTCGTCCACCTCGGCCTCAAGCACTACTTCCTGGTGGACTTCCCGCAGGAGCCCGGTGCGTTGCGCCGGTTCCTCGACGACGTGCTCGGACCCAACGACGACATCACCCTGTTCGAGTACGTCAAGCGCAACAACCGCGAGACGGGTGAGGCGCTGGTCGGCATCCAGCTGGGCTCGTCGGCCGAGCTGGACGACCTGCTGGACCGGATGCGCGAGACCGAGATTCACTTCGAGAAGCTGCAGCCGGGCTCGCCGGCCTACCGCTACCTGCTGCTGTGA
- a CDS encoding aminotransferase class I/II-fold pyridoxal phosphate-dependent enzyme, translating to MPVQYSIAGSGAESIAANIEEGISSGALTPGDTLPPVRELAAQLGVNANTAAAAYRLLRDRGAVETSGRRGTRVRHRPATTPRSLLGLDIPAGVRDLSTGNPDPTLLPIAAVPQHDSHAPRRPVLYGEPAMSAELAECAGAALRADGVPADHLAVTSGALDGIERALTAHLRPGDRVAVEDPGWANLLDLLAALGLSVEPVCVDDDGPLVADVARALGRGVRALVVTTRAQNPTGAALSAPRGAELRALLTGREVLVLEDDHCAGISGVPLHSLAGSSGHWAFVRSASKAYGPDLRVAVLAGDERTIERVHGRLRLGPGWVSHLLQDLAVRLWSDDAASRLVGQAEQHYTDNRTRLRSALADRGIAAHGRSGLNVWIPVPDETVAITRLINSGWAAAPGSRFRIGTAAGIRVTIADLTDAEIVPLADSIAEAMRTAGRSSV from the coding sequence GTGCCAGTGCAATACAGCATAGCGGGGAGCGGCGCGGAGTCCATAGCCGCCAACATCGAAGAAGGAATCTCCAGCGGCGCCCTGACGCCCGGCGACACGCTGCCCCCGGTGCGCGAACTCGCCGCACAACTCGGCGTGAATGCCAACACGGCCGCCGCGGCCTACCGTCTGCTGCGCGATCGCGGGGCCGTCGAAACCTCGGGACGGCGCGGCACCCGGGTGCGGCACCGCCCCGCGACCACGCCGCGCTCGCTGCTCGGCCTGGACATCCCCGCGGGCGTCCGCGATTTGTCGACCGGCAACCCGGATCCCACCCTGTTGCCCATTGCTGCTGTGCCACAACATGATTCGCATGCACCTCGGCGCCCGGTGCTCTACGGGGAGCCGGCCATGTCGGCGGAGCTGGCCGAGTGCGCCGGTGCGGCGCTGAGGGCCGACGGTGTTCCCGCCGACCATCTCGCGGTAACCAGCGGAGCGCTCGACGGCATCGAACGGGCGCTCACCGCGCACCTTCGCCCGGGCGACCGGGTGGCCGTCGAGGATCCGGGCTGGGCCAACCTACTGGATCTGCTTGCCGCGCTGGGCCTTTCGGTCGAGCCGGTGTGCGTGGACGACGACGGCCCGCTGGTCGCCGACGTGGCGCGGGCGCTGGGCCGCGGGGTGCGCGCGCTGGTCGTCACCACCCGAGCGCAGAACCCGACCGGGGCGGCGCTGTCCGCGCCGCGCGGGGCCGAACTGCGCGCCTTGCTGACGGGCCGGGAAGTGCTCGTCCTCGAGGACGACCATTGCGCCGGCATTTCCGGTGTGCCGTTGCATTCGCTGGCCGGATCGAGCGGCCACTGGGCGTTCGTGCGGTCGGCATCGAAGGCCTACGGCCCCGACCTGCGGGTGGCCGTGCTCGCCGGGGATGAGCGCACCATCGAGCGCGTGCACGGACGACTGCGGTTGGGGCCGGGGTGGGTGAGCCATCTGCTGCAGGACCTCGCGGTGCGCTTGTGGTCGGATGACGCGGCGTCGCGTCTCGTCGGACAAGCCGAGCAGCACTACACCGACAACAGAACACGACTGCGCTCGGCGCTGGCCGACCGCGGGATCGCCGCGCACGGCCGCTCCGGCCTCAATGTGTGGATCCCGGTGCCCGACGAGACGGTCGCGATCACCCGGCTCATCAACTCGGGTTGGGCCGCGGCGCCCGGTTCACGGTTCCGGATCGGCACAGCGGCCGGAATCCGGGTCACCATCGCCGATTTGACCGACGCCGAGATCGTTCCGCTTGCCGATTCGATCGCCGAGGCGATGCGCACCGCCGGCCGTTCCAGCGTGTAG